DNA from Cupriavidus necator N-1:
CGCATCAGGTCGACGCCGTTTGGGTTGGCGCGGGTGCCGGCCCACATGCCACCGGGGTTGACGATCGGCATGAATACCAGCCGCACCGACTGCAGCTCGCGGTGCAGCAGCTCGTCCCACGCCAGCCGGCTCAGCACCGAGCGCAGGTAGTCCAGCACCAGTTGCGTGCCGATGCGCTCCAGCCCGTGGATGCCGCCGAAGATGCCGATCGCGGGCGCGCCCGGATCGCGGCTGCCGAGCGTGGCGGCATGGACGCCGAAGCGACGGCCCTGCACCATGGTTTCGCAGACCACCCGCGTATCCAGCACGTGGCTGCCCGTATCCAGCAAGGCCAGCAGCTGGTCGTACTCGGGGAAGCCGGCGTGCGGGTGCATGGGATCAGGCGGTGGGCACGCCGGCCGTGCCGAACAGGTGCAAGACCGGCCACCCGCGTGACTCGGCCGCGTCCTTCAGCGTTGAATCCGGATTGACGGCGACCGGGTGGCCAACGCTTTCGAGCAGCGGCAGGTCGTTGCGGGAGTCGCTATAGAAGGTGGCCTGCGCCAGCGCCGTGTGCGCAATGCCCAGCGTCTCGAGCCACGCCAGCACCCGCAGGACTTTGCCGGGGCCGAAGGCCGGTACGCCCGCCAGCGCGCCGGTGAATTCGCCATGCGCGTCGTGTTCGGCTTCTACCGCCAGCAGGTGCGGCACGCCCAGCTGGCGCGCGATCGGTTCGGTGACAAAGCGGCAGGTGGCGGTGACGATGCAGCACAGGTCGCCGGCGGTGAGGTGGCGCGCCAGCAGGTCGAGCGCTTCGGGCCGGATGGCGGGCACGATCACCTCGCGCATGAAGTCCGCGCGCCATTGCGTGAGGCGTTGGCGCGGGTGGCGTGCCAGCAAGCCCAGGGCAAAGCGGGCATGGCCGGCAAAGTCCAGGCGCCCGGCCTGGTAGGCGGCCAGCCAGCGCGCATTGTGCGCATCGATCTCGGCGGCCTCGGCGCCGCCCATGGCGACGAGGTAGCGGGCCCACTCATACTCGCTGTCCAGCGGCAGCAGGGTGTGGTCGAGGTCAAACAGGGCAAGGCGGGGGGCAGCGGGCATGCGCGATAGCTCAGTTGGCGAAACCGGCAAGCTTGGCGCGGCGTGGTGACCGCGCGGTGATGAAGGACCCAAGTTTTCCGATACCGGCATTGGCGCTTTATCTGCCGCGGCAAGCATGCGGGTGTCAGGCGGCGTGGGTGGCGGCGGTCGGCTCGTCCAGCGCCACGCAGTCCAGGAAGGCGCCGACCAGCCGAGTCTCGCGCCGGCTCTGCAGGCAGTATAGGTATTCATGCAGCACCGGCGCGCCTTGCGCGAACGGCACCACGCGCAGCAGCGGGTCGCGCGGGACCTCGCCCAGCGGCACTACGCTGGCGCCCAGGCCCTGGCGGATGGCCTCGTAGATGGCCTCGCGGCTGCCGATCACGGTGTGCGGCGGCAGCTCCAGCCCGCACGCGGCCAGCGCCGTCTCGGTGGCCTTGCGCGTCATCGAGCCGTGCTCGCGCACCAGCAGGTGGCAGCCGCGCAGTTGCGGCAGCTCGACCTGCGGCAGCCGCGCCAGCGCATGGTCCGGATGGACCACCAGCACCATCGGGTCCGACGCCAGCCGGATGCAGGCAAGCCGGTCGTCGTCCACCGGGTGCGACGACACCGCGGCGTCGATGCGGTACTCGAACAGCGCCTCCAGCATCTGCTGCGAATTGCCGATGTCCAGGCTCACGTCGATCGCCGGGTAGCGCTGGCGGAACGCCGCCACCGCGCGCAGGATGTAGTAGGGGCCGGTGGCGCCGATGCGCAGGTTGCCGAAGCGCAGGTTGCCGGCGTTGCGCAGCAGGTAGTCGGCATTGCCTTCCTGCTGCATCAATTGCTCGACCACCGGCATCAGCGCCACGCCCACGTCGCTCAGGTCGACGCGGCTGGCGCGGCGGTGGAACAGTTCCACGCCGTAGGTCTCTTCAAG
Protein-coding regions in this window:
- a CDS encoding HAD family hydrolase, which translates into the protein MPAAPRLALFDLDHTLLPLDSEYEWARYLVAMGGAEAAEIDAHNARWLAAYQAGRLDFAGHARFALGLLARHPRQRLTQWRADFMREVIVPAIRPEALDLLARHLTAGDLCCIVTATCRFVTEPIARQLGVPHLLAVEAEHDAHGEFTGALAGVPAFGPGKVLRVLAWLETLGIAHTALAQATFYSDSRNDLPLLESVGHPVAVNPDSTLKDAAESRGWPVLHLFGTAGVPTA
- a CDS encoding LysR substrate-binding domain-containing protein; its protein translation is MLGDLLMTFFEVARQGSITMAARQLHISQPTVTGRIRQLEETYGVELFHRRASRVDLSDVGVALMPVVEQLMQQEGNADYLLRNAGNLRFGNLRIGATGPYYILRAVAAFRQRYPAIDVSLDIGNSQQMLEALFEYRIDAAVSSHPVDDDRLACIRLASDPMVLVVHPDHALARLPQVELPQLRGCHLLVREHGSMTRKATETALAACGLELPPHTVIGSREAIYEAIRQGLGASVVPLGEVPRDPLLRVVPFAQGAPVLHEYLYCLQSRRETRLVGAFLDCVALDEPTAATHAA